From the genome of Thauera chlorobenzoica:
ACCTCGCCGACGCCGACTGGGTGCTTGAGGCGGCGACCGAGAACATCGAGCTGAAGAAGCGGATCTTCGCCGAAGTCGAAGCGATCGTGCGCCCCGATGCGCTGATCACTTCCAACACCAGCTCGCTCCCGGCGGCGCAGATCTTCGCCGCGCTGCGCCATCCGGAGCGCGCCATGGTGACCCATTTCTTCGCCCCGGCGTGGCGCAATCCGGTGGTCGAGGTGGTGCGCTGGGAGAAGACCGCGCCGGAAGTGGTCGAGCACCTGCGCCAGGTGTTCTGCCTGACCGGCAAGGTGCCGCTGGTGACTGCCGACGTCGCCTGCTTCATGCTCGACCGGGTGTTCGACAACTGGTGCAACGAGGCTGCGCTGCTCCTCGACGATGCCACCGCGGCCGAGATCGACAGCGTCGCCGGCGAGTTCGTCCATGCCGGGCCGTTCTTCGTGCTGAACCTGGCCAACGGCAACCCGATCATCACCGAGACCAACACCCTGCAGGCCGAGATGGAAGGCCGGCACTACCGCCCGGCGCCGATCTTCCGCGCCGTCGAGCGCTGGCTGACGGTGGCGCCGGGGCGGCCGGTGGAGGTCGCGCCCGCGCTGGCGGCGGCGATCCGCGCGCGCCTGCTCGGCATCCTGTTCTCGCAGACCGTCGATATTCTCGACCGCGGCATCGGCGAAGCGGCCGATCTCGACTTCGGCTGCCGCCAGGCGCTCGCCTTCCGCGCCGGGCCGCTCGACCTGATGAAGGCGCTCGGCGGTGGCGAGGCCGGCGCGCTGCTGCAGCGCTTCTGCATCGAACGCCCGGGGATGCCGGGGGCGCGGCGCCCGCTGGACGACTACCAGGACTTCCTGCGCCACATCCTCGTCGACGAGCTCGACGGCGTGAAGGTGATCACCTTGCGCCGGCCGGAGGCGATGAACGCGCTCCACGACGAGATGACCGACGAGATCCTCGCGGTGATCCGGCGCTACGAGCACGACCCCGCGGTGGCCGGCTTCGTCATCGTCGGCTACGGCAACCGCGCCTTCTGCGCCGGCGCCGACATCGGCCGCTTCCCGCGCCTGCTCGGCGACGCCGAGGGCGCGGCGCAGTACGCACGCGATTGCTCGCGCCTGCTCGTTCACCTCGACCGGATGAAGAAGCCGGTGGTCGCCGCCCTCAACGGCATGGTGCTCGGCGGCGGCTTCGAGCTCGCCACCCGCTGCCACGGCATCGTCGCCCAGCGCCAGGCCTGGATGCAGATGCCCGAAGTCACCCTGGGCATCGTCCACGGCATCGGCGCGATGGTCGTGCCCTACCGGCGCTGGCCGCAGGCGGCGGCCGAATTCCACGCCATGCTGCGCCGCGCCGAACGCCTGCAGGCGACGCGCGCGCTCGAGCTGGGGGTGGTCGATGCGCTCGCCGACGACTACCGCAGCCTGGTACTGGCCGCGGTCGAACGGGTGAAGGCGCTCCAGGGCCAGGTCGCGGGCATTCCCGCTGGTGCCGTCGAGCTCGGCGCGCTCGCCCCGATCGAACCGAAGGCGGCCAGCGGCCAGCCGCTGAGCGCGGAAGTGATCGCGATCATGGAACAGGCGATCCGCGCCGCGGCCGCGGCACCGACGCTGGAGGCCGCACTCGAAGTCGGCTACCGCGCGTTCGGCGACAGCGCATGCACCGCAGCGGCACGCGAGGGCATTTCCGCCTTCCAGGAAAAGCGCAAGCCGGACTTCACCCAGACCCCCTGAGTCCCAGCCCCCCTGAATCCCCGCTCCCTCCGCCGGAGGGGGCGTTGCACCGCCTTTCCGCTCATGGCCCGGCTTTCGCTCCGGCTGGCGCTGCCCGCTGGCGGGCAGCGTGTGCGGTCCCTGCACAACGATTCGATGAGGAGATGTCGATGGCCCTGCCCGGCGAGCTCAAGCTGCCCCACCTGTTCAAGCCCGGCCGCATCGGCCGTTACGCGACCAAGAACATGGTCAAGTACGGCGCCTGCTGCGTATCCAACTACAACACCCGCGACGGCTTCATCACGCCGCGCGAGCTGGCGCGCACGCGGGTGATCGCCGGCACCGGGGCGGGCATCATCACCAACCAGGGCGCCTACCCCGACCCGCTCGGCGAAGGCAAGGCCTACTTCCGCCAGGTGGCGCTGTTCGACGACAAGTTCCTGCCCCAGTTCGAGACCATCGCGCAGTACATCCACGACAACGGCGCGGTCGCGATCCAGCAGATCCTGCACGCCGGGCGCTACGGCGGCATCGACCTCGGCTACTGCATCCAGCCCTCGGTGGTGCCGCAGACCCTGCCGCACTTCCGCCCGCCGCGCGAACTCACCAAGGAGCAGATCCGCGCCATCGTCGTGCAGCACGCCGAGGCGGCGAAGCGCGCGATCCGCGCCGGCTTCGACGGCACCGAAGTGACGAGCTTCATGGGCTACCTGCTGGCCAACTTCAACTCGCGCTTCACCAACCAGCGCAGCGACGAATACGGCGGCTCGATCGAGAACCGCGGCCGCTTCAT
Proteins encoded in this window:
- a CDS encoding 3-hydroxyacyl-CoA dehydrogenase/enoyl-CoA hydratase family protein, giving the protein MASSFANPLLAAPTRPLPRTVAIIGAGTIGPDIGYYLKSALPGLKLYLVDISREAVDRAIERFRAYAAKALAKGKMTESQAAAVTENLIGTLDYRDLADADWVLEAATENIELKKRIFAEVEAIVRPDALITSNTSSLPAAQIFAALRHPERAMVTHFFAPAWRNPVVEVVRWEKTAPEVVEHLRQVFCLTGKVPLVTADVACFMLDRVFDNWCNEAALLLDDATAAEIDSVAGEFVHAGPFFVLNLANGNPIITETNTLQAEMEGRHYRPAPIFRAVERWLTVAPGRPVEVAPALAAAIRARLLGILFSQTVDILDRGIGEAADLDFGCRQALAFRAGPLDLMKALGGGEAGALLQRFCIERPGMPGARRPLDDYQDFLRHILVDELDGVKVITLRRPEAMNALHDEMTDEILAVIRRYEHDPAVAGFVIVGYGNRAFCAGADIGRFPRLLGDAEGAAQYARDCSRLLVHLDRMKKPVVAALNGMVLGGGFELATRCHGIVAQRQAWMQMPEVTLGIVHGIGAMVVPYRRWPQAAAEFHAMLRRAERLQATRALELGVVDALADDYRSLVLAAVERVKALQGQVAGIPAGAVELGALAPIEPKAASGQPLSAEVIAIMEQAIRAAAAAPTLEAALEVGYRAFGDSACTAAAREGISAFQEKRKPDFTQTP